A single region of the Thermoanaerobacterium aotearoense genome encodes:
- a CDS encoding M48 metallopeptidase family protein, which produces MNLNWRLVMAYIDIIDYVVVHELCHLRIMNHSKDF; this is translated from the coding sequence ATAAACTTAAACTGGAGGTTGGTCATGGCATATATTGATATAATTGATTATGTAGTTGTACATGAATTGTGCCACTTAAGAATTATGAACCATTCAAAGGACTTCTGA
- a CDS encoding Csac_0668 family 2Fe-2S cluster-binding (seleno)protein, which translates to MINEKINNCCCSDUKETYHKIENGDICPACKTSGVKVKNITVRHLVVDALVESVGDMDYYICMNEECNIVYYNPETGVKFDKQQVKAPIWFKKDANPKYACYCSKVTEEQVINAVIKNGAKTVKDIIEITGATKNSQCEKNNPLGKCCHKIIQEAIDKGLSMK; encoded by the coding sequence ATGATAAATGAAAAAATAAACAATTGTTGTTGCTCCGATTGAAAAGAGACATATCATAAAATAGAAAATGGCGATATATGCCCTGCATGTAAAACATCAGGAGTCAAAGTAAAAAATATTACAGTCAGGCATTTGGTAGTTGATGCCCTTGTAGAATCGGTCGGAGATATGGATTATTATATATGCATGAATGAAGAATGTAATATTGTTTATTACAATCCAGAAACAGGTGTTAAGTTTGATAAGCAGCAGGTGAAAGCGCCCATATGGTTTAAAAAAGACGCTAACCCTAAATATGCCTGCTACTGCAGCAAAGTTACAGAGGAGCAGGTTATAAATGCCGTAATAAAAAATGGTGCAAAAACAGTTAAAGATATTATAGAAATCACAGGGGCGACGAAAAACAGCCAATGTGAAAAGAATAACCCGTTAGGAAAGTGTTGCCACAAGATAATTCAGGAGGCTATAGATAAAGGGCTATCAATGAAATAA
- a CDS encoding flavodoxin domain-containing protein, protein MSDNINKVVVIYKSKYGSAQRYAQWIADEVKADLFERSKITLNDILKYDTIVYGGSLYAAGILGISLIKKNFDKLKDKKVIVFSVGASPAHPEAINDIKNNNFTEEMKGKVYFFHLRGGFNYNKLNSIDRVLMYLLKKKIEHKKPDELTEDEKGMLACYKHPVDWTNEKSIKPIVELIKSSTK, encoded by the coding sequence ATGTCAGACAACATTAATAAAGTAGTTGTTATTTATAAATCAAAATATGGCAGCGCACAACGCTATGCACAGTGGATTGCAGATGAAGTCAAGGCGGATTTATTTGAAAGGTCTAAAATTACACTAAATGACATACTCAAATATGATACAATTGTTTATGGCGGTTCACTGTATGCTGCTGGTATTTTGGGTATCTCGCTCATAAAAAAGAACTTTGACAAATTAAAAGATAAAAAAGTGATAGTGTTTTCTGTAGGTGCGTCTCCTGCACATCCTGAAGCAATAAATGATATTAAAAATAATAATTTTACTGAAGAAATGAAGGGAAAAGTCTATTTTTTCCACCTGCGGGGTGGCTTCAATTATAATAAGTTAAATTCAATTGACAGGGTTTTAATGTATCTTCTAAAGAAAAAAATTGAGCATAAAAAACCTGATGAACTTACTGAAGATGAAAAAGGAATGCTTGCATGCTATAAACATCCTGTTGACTGGACGAATGAAAAATCAATAAAACCGATTGTTGAATTAATAAAAAGTAGTACAAAATGA
- a CDS encoding plasmid pRiA4b ORF-3 family protein, with the protein MKILQLKITLKDVKPPVWRRVLVRDDITFYKLHRIIQHAMGWFESHLYEFRLGEMIIGEKDDDWDFYDRYEVKSAKKIKLSSMNFAPKDKFRYVYDFGDNWRHDIVVEKVLDPEEGVKYPVCIGGKRNCPPEDVGGQWGYEDFLEAIQDPQHPEHESMLEWVGGSFDPEEFSIDEVNDMLKMIK; encoded by the coding sequence ATGAAAATTCTTCAGTTGAAAATAACATTAAAAGACGTAAAGCCTCCTGTCTGGAGAAGGGTATTGGTTAGAGACGATATCACGTTTTATAAACTCCACAGGATAATCCAGCATGCGATGGGATGGTTTGAATCCCACCTTTATGAGTTTAGGCTGGGAGAAATGATTATTGGGGAAAAAGATGATGACTGGGACTTTTACGACAGATATGAAGTTAAAAGTGCAAAAAAAATAAAGTTAAGCAGCATGAACTTTGCACCAAAGGATAAATTCAGATATGTTTACGATTTTGGTGATAATTGGAGACATGACATTGTTGTTGAGAAGGTGCTTGACCCGGAAGAAGGCGTTAAATATCCAGTATGTATCGGTGGTAAAAGAAACTGTCCTCCTGAAGATGTAGGGGGACAGTGGGGATATGAAGATTTCCTTGAAGCAATCCAAGACCCGCAGCATCCAGAGCATGAATCCATGCTTGAATGGGTGGGGGGTTCTTTCGACCCTGAAGAATTCAGCATAGATGAAGTCAATGATATGTTGAAGATGATAAAGTAA
- a CDS encoding TfoX/Sxy family DNA transformation protein, which yields MGKAIKNAGVETPGQLIELGSKEAFLRIRTIDSSACINRLYALEGAIRNIRWHFLSQDIKDELKAFYLSLKVKQ from the coding sequence ATTGGAAAAGCAATTAAAAATGCAGGAGTGGAAACTCCTGGGCAGTTAATTGAGTTAGGAAGCAAGGAAGCATTTCTGCGGATTAGAACTATTGATAGCAGTGCTTGCATAAACAGGTTGTATGCTTTGGAAGGTGCTATACGGAATATAAGATGGCATTTCTTATCACAGGATATCAAGGATGAGTTAAAAGCATTTTATTTATCTTTAAAAGTCAAACAATAA
- a CDS encoding ImmA/IrrE family metallo-endopeptidase, protein MADLNLPDELTRLRLKELAEEVRGRFAKKGLSDIFDVLAEAAFLIRKPMETNEISGFSTYFEEQFIVFLNSNFTLGHERFTGAHELYHIIYNPNILKKEKVILDKEKYKEEEEAADIFASEFLMPEDYIKEIFYKIINVDKNSVLPRHIIRMHNYFKVSYKAMLKRLIQLGLCSPDKYEELVKICSIENTEKLQSLTKREGYSTDLIIPSKVTYISKEYIEFVKNNYERGNISYENMKSSFEFIGLTPDDFGYEYPQEEDY, encoded by the coding sequence ATGGCTGATTTAAACCTCCCTGATGAGTTAACCAGGCTGCGGTTAAAGGAATTAGCAGAAGAAGTAAGAGGCAGATTTGCTAAAAAAGGGCTCTCTGATATATTTGACGTTCTTGCTGAGGCTGCATTTTTAATAAGAAAACCTATGGAAACAAATGAGATTTCAGGGTTTAGCACTTATTTTGAGGAGCAGTTCATCGTATTTTTAAACAGTAATTTTACTTTAGGTCATGAAAGATTTACAGGAGCCCATGAATTGTATCATATTATATATAATCCAAATATATTAAAAAAGGAAAAGGTTATTTTAGACAAAGAGAAATATAAGGAAGAAGAAGAGGCAGCGGATATATTTGCCTCCGAATTTTTAATGCCAGAAGATTATATAAAAGAAATTTTTTACAAAATCATTAATGTAGATAAAAACAGTGTTTTACCACGGCATATAATAAGAATGCACAATTATTTTAAAGTAAGTTATAAAGCAATGTTAAAAAGGCTTATTCAACTTGGCTTGTGTTCTCCAGATAAATATGAGGAACTTGTTAAGATTTGTTCCATAGAAAATACAGAAAAACTCCAATCTTTAACCAAACGGGAAGGCTATAGCACAGACTTAATTATTCCTTCAAAAGTAACATATATTTCTAAAGAGTATATTGAGTTTGTGAAAAACAATTACGAGAGAGGGAATATTTCATATGAGAATATGAAAAGCAGTTTTGAGTTCATCGGGTTAACACCTGATGATTTCGGATATGAATATCCCCAGGAAGAGGATTATTAA
- a CDS encoding helix-turn-helix domain-containing protein, translated as MPSINELGEKIRAAREEKAFSQSEVVEKLMEKGINMSRETLSKIENGNRSISAVELNALCSILGIDINSLFNEDDDLVTLFRKRNFSENTINEVGKLQDMIKVFIYQKKIYNGEFKPIKRKPLWEEC; from the coding sequence ATGCCCAGTATAAATGAGTTGGGTGAAAAAATCAGGGCTGCCAGGGAGGAAAAGGCATTTAGCCAAAGTGAAGTTGTTGAGAAACTCATGGAAAAGGGTATCAATATGAGCAGAGAAACACTTAGCAAAATAGAAAATGGCAACAGGAGTATATCTGCTGTGGAGTTAAATGCTTTATGTAGTATTTTAGGCATAGATATAAACAGCCTTTTTAATGAAGATGATGATTTAGTTACTCTTTTTAGAAAGAGAAATTTTTCTGAAAACACCATTAATGAAGTTGGAAAACTCCAGGATATGATAAAAGTATTCATTTATCAAAAGAAAATATATAATGGGGAGTTTAAGCCTATAAAGAGAAAACCATTATGGGAGGAGTGTTGA